The DNA segment ATCAATATATTAGACATCAACCAAACTATTATGGACGGCAATTTCACCGCCATGATGATGGTGGATTTAAAAGATGCCAACGTGAGCTTTGATGAAGTGCAAAAGGGTTTTAAGAAGCTCAGTGAGGAGATCGGCGTCTATATCAAACTTCAAAACGAAACCCTCTTTAACACCATGCACAGAATTTAGGTGACCTATGGATCAAAGAAATATACTTGAAACAATCAAGATGCTGGAGGATGAGCATCTCGACATACGCACAGTCACTATGGGTATCTCACTGCTAGACTGTATTGATTCCGATTCGAAGCGGGCCTGTGATAAAATTTATGAAAAAATGAT comes from the Peptoniphilus equinus genome and includes:
- a CDS encoding ACT domain-containing protein; amino-acid sequence: MKAILTIIGQDFTGIVYRTSELLVQYNINILDINQTIMDGNFTAMMMVDLKDANVSFDEVQKGFKKLSEEIGVYIKLQNETLFNTMHRI